In Pirellula sp. SH-Sr6A, the DNA window CGGCGAGTACCGCACATTGGGAGGTAAGACACCATAGGGGCGAGGATTGGTACCGGGGAAGTCCATGTTCACGCCAGGACCATAGTCTTCTTGAACGCCACTCCAGTATCCATTCGCGTCGACATCGAACGCCTCCAAATCGAAGAAGAGTTCGGTTCGGTCAATAATGTAATTGACGTGTTGTCGCGCGATCGTACTCAATGCGTTCGTGTAAGCTTGCTGGGCCTCGAGAAAGTCCCGGGCTGCCACGTTTTGGACAGCTAGTTGCAGCCGCAGTCGTGTACTGATCACTCGCTCGTACGCCAACGCAGCACTGGCTACCGCAATCGTATACTGATTGCGGTCCAACGCGAGCTGTCGCAAGTCTTCCCGAATATCGAGTTTGACGGAATCCTCAGCCGCGATGAGATTCCGGAGCCCGACGTTGTAATTGATCAACGCCGATCGGAAATTGTTGCGTTGCAATCGACGATTGAGCGGAGTGTCCAATGCGACGCTCAGCCTGGTCTCGCTGTCATCGAACGAGAAATCGAACGGATTGCTCGAACCCGATTTTGTCCCCAAGATCTGCGTCGCTCGCAAATCGACGATCGACTTCAAATCATCGCCTGCCAACTTAATCCGCCGCCAAGAATCGGCGAGCTCTCCCCGCTGATTCATCAGATCCAGTCGCTGCACCAAACCTGTCAATAGTGCCTCGTCGTGATCCAAAACAATCTCATCCCAACCGTCTGGACCATTCGCGAGTAGCCGATCGCTCAAGTCAATCGTCTTGTCGACGGTACTGGCAAGAATCGATTCCATCGAACTCCCATCACGTCGAATCATCGACTCGGTCGCCTGACCGGCTAATTGCTCTATGGCTTGCACGAGTTGCACAGCGTCGTTCTGACGATTCGGTATCTCCTCAAACAGGGAGATGGAAGTGAGATCGGCCCCTGATTTAAGACCGTTGGAAATCTGCTCCAAAAAGCGTGTCAGGACCATGAGTCGTTCCGCATATTGATCGCGAAGACCGCGTATGGTCGCCAGACGCCCCGGATCGGCTGCAAGCTGATTCGAGGCCAAAGCCAAGTCGATGACTTGCAATTCCGCGGAACAAAATTCCACTGCTCGGATCAAGATCCGCAAGGGTGGAGCCGGGACCTCCGACGACATCTGACTTTCTAATTCCGACTTCAGAATATCGACCTGCATGCGCACCCCGAGGACCTGTAACTGCTGCTGCAACTCCTCTAGCTCGCGTTTCGCAGCCAGAATCGCATCCAATCGCTCTTGCTGCGAATCCGTGTCCATCGGTTCGTCGGAATTGACTTTCTCTTCGATACGAAGTTGAATTCGTAGAATGTTCGCCATGCGGTCGGCGAGAACTTCGGCGACATTTGCAAGAGTCGTATTGTCCACCGCCGAGAGGCCTCTCGCTGTCAGCAATTCAGTGCGAGCGCGATTGATCATCTGCCGTGCAACACTCAATTCGTCGCGAAGTGAAATCGACTCCAGTTCACTCAGGTCGACGACCAACACTGTTTCAGTAGGTAGTCCGATTCGGAACTTTAGCTGATCCAAGGCCGCTTCGAGGGTGAAACAGTTGTTCACCAAATTGCTGCGCGTTCTCAATACGTTTTGCTCGAACTGATCGACCTGAATCCGAGGGATTTTCTCCGCTGTCCTGTACTCCGCTTGGCTTTGAATGAACCCTCGCAAATTGGTGAAATAGTCCTGGGCATTGATCTCGATACCCCGGTAATTCAATAGAAGGTTGTAGTATTGGTTTGCGATATCGCGAAACAATTGCTTGCGAAAACGTACGTACTCGCGCGCAGCATAGACAACGTCTCGTTCCGATTGAGTCAACAGTTCAAACCGGATGTCACGTTGGAAGACAGTCTGCTGGAAGTCGAAGATCATCTCCGAGCTGATGTCGGTCGCGAACCCTGAGGGGCCATTGAATGTAAGAACGATGCTATTCGCGAATCGAGCGAGAAACTCACCCCCTGTTGCGAGAGTTCTTTCCACTCCAATTCCCGATGGGATGCCCAATGTATTATTGGTAATCCCCGCGCTGTTCGCGTGACGGTAGTTGGCAGCCGCTCCGTTTCCAAACGGCGAGGGATTGAGCTCGAACTGGTAGCGTTGGCGCGTCAGCACGAGTGCCGCTCGATAGAGAAGCTCTTTCCGAGTTTGGAACTCGCGAGAGTTGATCATCGCGAGCTCCATCAATTGCGGCAGAGCCAGTTGTTGCACCTGAGATGAAATCAGTTCTTCATCGGAAGACGGGAAGGATTGACGGTATTCGGCTCGCAACGACTCGAATTCAAACATGCGATCCCGGCAGCTTTCTGGCAACACACTCCAAGCTTGCTGCGGAATCACGACTCGGTTCGCAATGCTCCCCACCGATGGGCCATTGCTACCGATGGGAGCCTGTTCCTCCTGCGAATCGGACGCTTTTCCAGCCTCATCCGTGGTTTCCGCTTGGGCCGAGGGCGAACTGGGGGACGAATCACTGAACGAAGCTTGGACTACCGCCCCTTTCTCCTCGAGGGGTTTTTCGCTCGGCATTGATGGGGCTGTCTCCTCATCTAACGGAACGCTCCATCGAGCTGCAGCGGGAGGTAGACTCGAACCTTGGGGGGACGCGGTTCGCAACGGTGGTATTTCGTAACCATACAAGACAGGCTTGGGCGTCGGGAGTTGGGGACAGTCTGGATTGGTAGGGTCGTAGAAACGAGACCGAACATCGGGGCGAATCGAAAAGCTAGGAGGTACCGGTTCCGAGAGGAACGTCGACTTCTCTCGAACAATACCGTAGACATCGCGGTCCGCTGCGGTCCTGTACTTGGTTCGCGAACATCCCACAGGGAGGGACATGGCTAGGGCCAATAGGAGAAGAAGCGGTTTTTGCATCGGTGGGAAAGGCAAGCGGGGATGGCAAACAGTACCACTTAGGAAATCGGCACGCTCTGTATCGATTCTCCAGCTTGTGCAACTTTTTCCGCGGTAAGAAATCGCGAGTCGTCACTCCTGACCACAGGATAGGGACTTTGGAGGACTTATTGGTGACGCAGCGCTTCGATGGGACTCATACTGGCGGCCTTGTATGCGGGATACACGCCAAAGACGATCCCAATCCCAACCGAGATTCCAAACGCGACAACGATGGAGAGAAGACTGGTGGATGTCTGAATCCCAACCACCCAGGAAACCACAATGGGAATGAGTACCCCCACCACAACGCCGAGTATTCCCCCGCTGGTACTCAGAACGGTCGTCTCCATGAGGAATTGGAGAATGATGTGCCGCTTCTTCGCGCCGATCGCGCGACGGATTCCAATTTCTCGCGTTCTTTCGGTGACAGTTGCGAGCATGATATTCATGATTCCAATGCCACCGACCAGGAGCGAGATTCCCGCGATAGAACCGAGCACCAAATTCCAAAGTCGCTTCTCCCGCTCGGCTTGTTGAAGCAATTCGAGCGGCACCTGCACTTCGTAGTCCCCTTTCCCTCCATGGTTCTTGGCGAGAACACTGCGAACGACCGAAGCGACTGGCCGAACTTGATTTTGGTCCGGTAGCTCGATCGTGATTTCGCTCAGTTCAACCCGAACATATTGACGAGATCCTGTCTCGACCAACCGCTGCACAACTCCCATGCGGTTCTGCGCTGACGTGATTGGAATGAACAGATCTCGATTCTGATCGCTTGCTTCCTTGCTGATCGTGCGAGCGGTACCACTATCTCCGTAAGAGACAACACCGACGACGCGGTATGCGTCGTCGCCCACCAGAAGCGATTGCCCTAGGGGATCGTCAAACCCGAACAAGTCGGTCGCGATCGATTGGCCGATTACGATGACATTGGCCGAACGAGCCACTTCGTCAGCGTTGAAGAATCGACCTCGAAGCGGGAGTTCCTTCACGTCAGGTAATCGTTCGGTGGTGGCTACGATACGAGCCCCCTTGACGTTCCGTTTTGCATGCTGCAAATTCTTTTTGTGAAACACCGCAGGAACCACGGTCGATTGATCGAGCCGCAATGATTCGAGAGCGCGCAAATCGGCGAAACTCAATCCGTAGGCCAGAACATTGGTCGAAGTCGTCGAAGATGGGATTTCGTTCGTCTGAGGCTTCACACTTCGAACGATGACATTGGCCGACCCAAGCTTTCGGATTTGCTCCAAGGCCTCTTTCTTCGAGCCCTCTCCAATCGAAAGCATCGCAATTACCGACGCCACTCCCAAGATGGTTCCAAGGAGAGTCAACACACTGCGAAGTTTGTGCAACAACAGATTTCGCAGGGCAAGTCGATACGTCGCGAATAGCAAGTATTTTTCCTCTCTGGATCCGAAACTCGGGTGCAACTAGGTGCTTGTATCGGACGCTGGTTTCTCATCAAACACCGCGGTCGCCAGGTCTTGAGCGTTGATCGCGATGGATTCTCCCTCCTCCAAGCCGCTGAGGACATGAACACGTGTATCGCTCGACTCTCCAAGTTCGACAGGCTTGGGCTGCAATCGATTCGATGCATCACGCACCAAGACGTAGGTTTTGGAATCCTTTTCGAGAATGGCGTGGAGCGGAATGGTCAAAACATCGGGAATGTTTTGGACCATGATCTCCGAAACTGCCGTCATACCCGGTTTGAGTCCAGCGACCGATTCATCGATATTGATAATGGTCTGATACACCTTGGTGTCGTTTCCCGACCAGCTGTTCTGTTCAGGTAGTACCGCGACCGATTTAACGGTGCCTCGATAACTCTTTTGCGGGAATGCATCGACGGTGACTCGCACTTGGAGGCCGGGGCGCACCTGATCCAACGCCGACTCGTGGATTCGCGTTTCCACTTGCATCGCATCTAAGTTGGGAATCGACAAAAGCTTTTGTCGGAAGATAACCGGGATTCCTTCTCGAACTTCCATGGAGCGATTGTTGGGATACGCCACCATACCGGATTGAGGTGCGTAAACTTTGCACTTCTCAAGCTGGGCGCGATACCTCGCCAGTCGTTCTTCTTCCTTCTTGAGCGACTCGTCCTTGGCCCGCATCAATGCCTGTACCTGAGCAAGCCTAGCTTCGTTATTTCGAAGCACTTGCTCAAGCGATCGCTTGGCCGTTGCGACTTTCCCCTCTAGTCCCAGCAGTTCCTTTCGCTGCTCGTAGACCTGCATTTTCTTTAAGGTCGAAAGCTCGGTCTGAAGTTGGTTGAGTTTCGCAGCAAACGTCCCCTCTGCTTGTAGATACGTCAGTTCAATCCGACGAACTTCGTTTCGGTTCGCATACCCGAGTTTGAAGAGAGACTGGATTCCGCGATGCTCTTCTCGTCGAAGCTCCATGGTGGCCTGGGCCGAGAGGATCTCGTTGTTCACATCATCGATGCGACGCTTGTTGGCATCGACTGCAAGCTTTTGCGTGCCGTTTTCTTTGTCGATGTACATCTCGAGTTCAAGCTCCGCGAGCTTGACCAGCAGCTCCGCCTCTGCTTTCGCGGTCGTGTTCATCGTGATCTGATTCTTCAGATTCGCATCCGCCTGGATCTTTTCGGCGAGTGCATTCTCCGTGTAGAGGGTTTGCTCATCGAGCGCTTCTTGCATCGGATTGGAATCCAGCTCGAGAACCAAATCATCCTTCTGAACGGATGCCCCGTTGGGAATCATCCACAAGACGGTCGTTCCATTGATATTGTCCTTGCGAACGTCTTCCACTTCGCAGACCAGATCGATGTTGGACTGGCTTTCCAGGGAGCCGCGTTCGAGGACCACGATCTCCAAATTCGATCGTTCCACCGACTGCCACACGGCTTGCGAAGCAAGGTGGCTGAAATTGTTTCCTCGTCGATAACTGCTCCAACCATACGCCCCTCCCGCCAATATGACGAGCAGGGCGATCCAAATCCGCGCCCTGGAAACCAACTGCCGGGTCTTCCAAACGCGGTGCGATGCGTCGCGTGCAGACGATTCTTCCAAACTCATAACTGTGCCTCCAAATGGAACCACAGAGTGTGACACGGAGGGCAATTCGCAGGCATTCGGAAAAGTCATCCGATGCGATAGCTAGCATTGGATACGTTCTCCGGTAGCAGAATGCGAGTTGCTGTGTCTTTGCCGCTCTCTCTGGTGGGGTGGGATACGAAAGGTGGGGTGGGTAGGTGGGTGCGGAACGGGTCAAGCTTCGCAAAGGAAGCCTACGCCAGCTTCTCCTATCGAAGCCAGCGCCGCTCCTCCTCCAAGAGTAATGGAAGAATCGCCGAAAATCAACCTGCGTCTCCATTGTCCGTCGGTGGCAACCCTTAGATCTTTCAATCGGGTAGGAGGCGGGATTACTCCCGCCGTCCTCCCACACCACCGTACGTACGGTTCCGTATACGGCGGTTCAGGTCTAACGACGATTCAGCTCAGTGCCTTTCTGGACGAGGCTTATCAGCCCAAGTTGCGTGAGGTGGCGAGTAGGCAGGGCCTGATTCATGTGGCTAGCGCCAGCATTCCACCAGGGGCCATGACCATTGCCAGCACAGACCCACGCTCGCACGCGGTCAATGCCAAGGCGAGTCAGTTCGCGGGCTCGTTTGGGCGGACGCTTCCATTGGCGCCAGTAGATGGCGCGTAACTTCCTGCGTAACCAGCTATCAAGTTCCTCGAACGTTTTCTTCACTTCACTCTTCCGGTAGTACGACACCCAACCGATCAGGACCGGCTGCAACTGAGCAAGCACCGTACGCACATTGCGACCTCGTGCCTTGCGGAGTTCCTCGCGTAGGCGACCCTTGAAGCGTTTGACCGATTCAGGAGACACCTTAAACTTCGGTTGGTGATGGTGCGTGAACGTATAGCCCAGGAACTTGCGGTTCCAGGGGCGGTCCACGGCACTCTTGGCTCGATTCACTGTCAGTCGCAGTTTCTCGCTCAGGAAGCGTTCGACACCATTAAGCACTCGCTCACCGGCGCGGTGACTGCGAACGTAAATGTTACAGTCATCAGCGTAGCGAACGAATTTGTGGCCTCGGCGTTCCAGCTCCTTGTCCAGCTCATCGAGCAGGACGTTGGACAGAAGCGGTGATAAGGGACCGCCTTGCGGCGTTCCCTCGCTGCGTGGACTCACGATGCCGCCTTCCATGATGCCAGCTTGCAGATACAAGCGGATCAGTTTCAGGATGCGTTTGTCTTGGATCTGACGTGCAAGGCGACTCATCAGGATGTCGTGATTGACGCGATCGAAGAACTTTTCCAAGTCCATGTCGACAACCCAGCGATGCCCTGAAGCAATGTGTTCCTTGGCACGATCCAACGCCTGATGCGTACTCCGGCCTGGGCGAAACCCAAAGCTAGAATCCGAAAACATTGGATCGTAGAGCCTCGTGAGCACTTGCAGTAAAGCTTGCTGGATCAAGCGATCTAGCACTGTCGGTATGCCCAGCATGCGCATCCCTTTGCCACCGGGTTTAGGTATTTCTACCTTTCGCACAGGGCTCGGACGATACGTTCCGCTGAACAGTTCTTCCCGGTGGCGTTCCCAATGCTCTCGGCAGTAGCCTGGCAGTTCATCGACGGTCACCCCATCAACGCCTGCGGCTCCTTTATTACCGACAACACGGCTCAACGCCTGCAACATATTGCTGCGGCTTAGCACCTCCTCCATCGTGACGGTGACTGAATGTTCAGTGTTCTCATTGCATGCCGGAAGTGTTTGACGCGCGTACGAATTACCCTCAGCGGTTCCGCCGCATACTCTTGTTCGCCGCTCAGGCTTCTCAGCCGTCATCTCTGCGTCTACCTCACATCACGAATACTTTGCACCAAACGGTTAAACTTGTTCGGCCCTTCGTCAGCTAAAGCCTCCGACTACTATGGCCTCTGCTGACTTCTACGGTGACATCGTAACCTCTTGCGAGGCAACTAGCTTTGCAGCATCCCCGTAGATCTCTCAGGGTAAGACGCGTAACTTTCCTCTCGTATATTCGCCGCATATACGCCGACTCGGTCCGAATGACATTGGGCTTTGAATCTTCGTGCCTTCTCGCCCACCGGGTCGTCGCCTCGTATACGGTTCGTGTACCTCGAACCGAGAGTTTGCCTGCTGCTTCCTTCAGATTCAGAGTTGCCCCTGACACCCTTGCAGTCGACTAGGAGTTCCTGTCATCAAGGCCTCCATCGGGACTTGCACCCGACAAGTTACTTCCTGGTTCACTTTCGCTTGCCAGTTGCGAGCGTCAGTCAATGACGCTCCGCGTCATGCCTGACGCACATCGGGTAGGAGGCGGGATTACTCCCGCCGTCCTCCCACACCACCGTACGTACGGTTCCGTATACGGCGGTTCAGGTCTAACGACGATTCAGCTCAGTGCCTTTCTGGACGAGGCTTATCAGCCCAAGTTGCGTGAGGTGGCGAGTAGGCAGGGCCTGATTCATGTGGCTAGCGCCAGCATTCCACCAGGGGCCATGACCATTGCCAGCACAGACCCACGCTCGCACGCGGTCAATGCCAAGGCGAGTCAGTTCGCGGGCTCGTTTGGGCGGACGCTTCCATTGGCGCCAGTAGATGGCGCGTAACTTCCTGCGTAACCAGCTATCAAGTTCCTCGAACGTTTTCTTCACTTCACTCTTCCGGTAGTACGACACCCAACCGATCAGGACCGGCTGCAACTGAGCAAGCACCGTACGCACATTGCGACCTCGTGCCTTGCGGAGTTCCTCGCGTAGGCGACCCTTGAAGCGTTTGACCGATTCAGGAGACACCTTAAACTTCGGTTGGTGATGGTGCGTGAACGTATAGCCCAGGAACTTGCGGTTCCAGGGGCGGTCCACGGCACTCTTGGCTCGATTCACTGTCAGTCGCAGTTTCTCGCTCAGGAAGCGTTCGACACCATTAAGCACTCGCTCACCGGCGCGGTGACTGCGAACGTAAATGTTACAGTCATCAGCGTAGCGAACGAATTTGTGGCCTCGGCGTTCCAGCTCCTTGTCCAGCTCATCGAGCAGGACGTTGGACAGAAGCGGTGATAAGGGACCGCCTTGCGGCGTTCCCTCGCTGCGTGGACTCACGATGCCGCCTTCCATGATGCCAGCTTGCAGATACAAGCGGATCAGTTTCAGGATGCGTTTGTCTTGGATCTGACGTGCAAGGCGACTCATCAGGATGTCGTGATTGACGCGATCGAAGAACTTTTCCAAGTCCATGTCGACAACCCAGCGATGCCCTGAAGCAATGTGTTCCTTGGCACGATCCAACGCCTGATGCGTACTCCGGCCTGGGCGAAACCCAAAGCTAGAATCCGAAAACATTGGATCGTAGAGCCTCGTGAGCACTTGCAGTAAAGCTTGCTGGATCAAGCGATCTAGCACTGTCGGTATGCCCAGCATGCGCATCCCTTTGCCACCGGGTTTAGGTATTTCTACCTTTCGCACAGGGCTCGGACGATACGTTCCGCTGAACAGTTCTTCCCGGTGGCGTTCCCAATGCTCTCGGCAGTAGCCTGGCAGTTCATCGACGGTCACCCCATCAACGCCTGCGGCTCCTTTATTACCGACAACACGGCTCAACGCCTGCAACATATTGCTGCGGCTTAGCACCTCCTCCATCGTGACGGTGACTGAATGTTCAGTGTTCTCATTGCATGCCGGAAGTGTTTGACGCGCGTACGAATTACCCTCAGCGGTTCCGCCGCATACTCTTGTTCGCCGCTCAGGCTTCTCAGCCGTCATCTCTGCGTCTACCTCACATCACGAATACTTTGCACCAAACGGTTAAACTTGTTCGGCCCTTCGTCAGCTAAAGCCTCCGACTACTATGGCCTCTGCTGACTTCTACGGTGACATCGTAACCTCTTGCGAGGCAACTAGCTTTGCAGCATCCCCGTAGATCTCTCAGGGTAAGACGCGTAACTTTCCTCTCGTATATTCGCCGCATATACGCCGACTCGGTCCGAATGACATTGGGCTTTGAATCTTCGTGCCTTCTCGCCCACCGGGTCGTCGCCTCGTATACGGTTCGTGTACCTCGAACCGAGAGTTTGCCTGCTGCTTCCTTCAGATTCAGAGTTGCCCCTGACACCCTTGCAGTCGACTAGGAGTTCCTGTCATCAAGGCCTCCATCGGGACTTGCACCCGACAAGTTACTTCCTGGTTCACTTTCGCTTGCCAGTTGCGAGCGTCAGTCAATGACGCTCCGCGTCATGCCTGACGCACACGAAGAAAGCCTGGATTTCTCCAGGCTTCTTGCAACTTTTCAGAGACTGAACGTCAGTTCACGGGCTCGAAAATCACTCAAACGCTACTCACGAGGACGAATTGCGCCGGTCAAGCCGCTGTAATCAACACGGTCATCCGAGTGCCATAGAGGCTGCCCGAGTTCGACGCGACGACGGAGCACTTCGATTTTTTCTTGCGAGCCTGCAGGTGCATCGGTCGGCAAGAAATGATTGTCTACGATTGGATCGAAGTCTTCGTCATGACCGTACTTGAGAATTGCTTCAAAGACGTTCTTACACAAATTACTCATTAATTAATGGCCCTCCCAAAGTGTCCAAGGATAGCGAGCGATTGCCACATTCACTCGCACTCGTTCTCAGGGATAGAATGGACTCCCATTCCAAGAAACTTTTGCGGGTGGCATCAACACAACAAACCGCGTCTGGCGGCCACTACACCCGCAAAATTTCTTCTTATTTTCTCCCAACGACCATCGATTATTGACATGAGGGGAACAAAGTCAAGAAAATTTTAACCTTCCCTTTGCGATATGCCCCTTGCCAACACGCAGCGTTTCGAGCAGGCAAGGTTTGCCGCCTAATGAGTTTGCTCTCTGCGAAACCATCCAGGCTAGTTGCGCCAACTCCCTAGCTCACTCTTGACTCCACTACTAGCCTTCAAAGGTATCTTGCGCCCCACAAATCCAGTTCTCCTCGATGCGGCCCCTCAGGGTCTCTCTTCCACAGACCTCTACTCTTTGTGGTTCGATGCTAGGCAAGTGCGACATTCCGCCCCTCAAAACTTTTTTTGACTTGCATGAAGTATGATGTGCTTCCGCGACGGTGCTGACCTGAAAAGCGGTCATTGAAGAGCAGTCGTTGAAAAAAGGTGCTGTCCCAAGGTGAGAGAAATGGAGTTCCCTGAGCTATCAAGCCGCTGCCCGTCGATCCGCATCAGCCCGGAGGTCGACGTACCCGTAACTCCCCGCGTGAAGCGACTGATCGATACGGCGGCGTTTCGCCGACTCTCCCGCGTTAGCCAACTGGGTCTGGTGTCGATTGTCTACCCCGGAGCGACCCACACCCGGTTCGAGCACTCCTTGGGGGTGTACCGAAACGCCGTCCACTTCGTCCAGCATCTGCGATCCGATCCCGTTTTCCAACAAGTGATTGCCCCCAGGGATGCCGAGACATTCATCGTGGCCGCCCTCTTTCACGATTTGGGTCACTGGCCTTTCTGCCACGCGATTGAAGATCTCCAAATCCCCGGAATTCCTCATCACGAAAACATCGCCCTACCCCTTCTCTCCGAACCCCCCATGGCGGAGTTGCTGGAACAAGACTGGAACCTCACTCCGGTTGCCATCGCCAAGCTCCTGTTCTTGGGTAACGAACACGATTCAAGCCAACCTGCAGAAACCATTCTTCGATCGTTGCTGAGCGGCCCTATCGACATCGACAAACTGGATTACTTGGAACGAGATTCCACGCATGCAGGCGTCCCCTACGGTCGAAACTTCGATCGCAACCGCTTGATCCGGGCCCTTTGCATCCATCCGGAAACTCTCAAACTGTCGATTGGTGACAAAGGGAAAACGGCTGCAGAAATGTTGGTCTTCGCTCGATACATCATGTTCAGCGAAGTCTATTGGCACCACGCTGTCCGCTCCGCGACCGCGATGCTCCAGCGCACTGTGTATGAACTTTTTCAGCATCAGCGGTGCGATGTGTCCGATGTCCTTCGCTGGGCTCACGCCACGGACCATCAAGTCATCGAGGAATTGCTATCCCGATCTCGCGATGCCATCTGGGAATCCTGCGCGGCTGGCATCTTCGGCCCCATCCGCAATCTTTACAAACGGATCGCCCAATTCGACTTTCTGGATGAGCCTCTTCTCCATCGGAGCCTTTCGAGACGACCTTATGCGGAGATCACCTCCCTCTCGCGTCGATTGTCCCAGAGGTTCGCCAGCCTCCTACCGATCCCAGTATCGGAGGTCGATGTCCTAATCGACGCCCCGTCGCAAAAGCTAGATGTTCAGTTCCAGATGGAAGTTCGTTTACCCCACGGTGCCTATCGTCAGCTGGGGGACGTGTCCCCTATGGTGCAGGCACTTGCTACGAAGCAGTTTGATGACATCGTCAAACGTGTTCGCATCTTCGCGAATCCAACAGTCGCTGGAGCAGTGCGTGAGTCGGGCCTGGACGTGCGCGAGCTCGTCGCCGACATTCTTTAAATAGCGAAGTCGATTCTTCAAGGAATCTTCATTGAACACAACTTGCTGCTAGATTCCAAACTCTCCACCTTCCTCCAGGCAGCGTAATGGGATCAGCTTTCCCCTTCTGCGCATTGACGTTGACCGTCGACTGCGAGCCGATGGACGTCGATCTCTTGCCC includes these proteins:
- a CDS encoding TolC family protein, whose product is MQKPLLLLLALAMSLPVGCSRTKYRTAADRDVYGIVREKSTFLSEPVPPSFSIRPDVRSRFYDPTNPDCPQLPTPKPVLYGYEIPPLRTASPQGSSLPPAAARWSVPLDEETAPSMPSEKPLEEKGAVVQASFSDSSPSSPSAQAETTDEAGKASDSQEEQAPIGSNGPSVGSIANRVVIPQQAWSVLPESCRDRMFEFESLRAEYRQSFPSSDEELISSQVQQLALPQLMELAMINSREFQTRKELLYRAALVLTRQRYQFELNPSPFGNGAAANYRHANSAGITNNTLGIPSGIGVERTLATGGEFLARFANSIVLTFNGPSGFATDISSEMIFDFQQTVFQRDIRFELLTQSERDVVYAAREYVRFRKQLFRDIANQYYNLLLNYRGIEINAQDYFTNLRGFIQSQAEYRTAEKIPRIQVDQFEQNVLRTRSNLVNNCFTLEAALDQLKFRIGLPTETVLVVDLSELESISLRDELSVARQMINRARTELLTARGLSAVDNTTLANVAEVLADRMANILRIQLRIEEKVNSDEPMDTDSQQERLDAILAAKRELEELQQQLQVLGVRMQVDILKSELESQMSSEVPAPPLRILIRAVEFCSAELQVIDLALASNQLAADPGRLATIRGLRDQYAERLMVLTRFLEQISNGLKSGADLTSISLFEEIPNRQNDAVQLVQAIEQLAGQATESMIRRDGSSMESILASTVDKTIDLSDRLLANGPDGWDEIVLDHDEALLTGLVQRLDLMNQRGELADSWRRIKLAGDDLKSIVDLRATQILGTKSGSSNPFDFSFDDSETRLSVALDTPLNRRLQRNNFRSALINYNVGLRNLIAAEDSVKLDIREDLRQLALDRNQYTIAVASAALAYERVISTRLRLQLAVQNVAARDFLEAQQAYTNALSTIARQHVNYIIDRTELFFDLEAFDVDANGYWSGVQEDYGPGVNMDFPGTNPRPYGVLPPNVRYSPTVRQMEAIGPGESEIRSSGNPSTR
- a CDS encoding ABC transporter permease, translating into MLFATYRLALRNLLLHKLRSVLTLLGTILGVASVIAMLSIGEGSKKEALEQIRKLGSANVIVRSVKPQTNEIPSSTTSTNVLAYGLSFADLRALESLRLDQSTVVPAVFHKKNLQHAKRNVKGARIVATTERLPDVKELPLRGRFFNADEVARSANVIVIGQSIATDLFGFDDPLGQSLLVGDDAYRVVGVVSYGDSGTARTISKEASDQNRDLFIPITSAQNRMGVVQRLVETGSRQYVRVELSEITIELPDQNQVRPVASVVRSVLAKNHGGKGDYEVQVPLELLQQAEREKRLWNLVLGSIAGISLLVGGIGIMNIMLATVTERTREIGIRRAIGAKKRHIILQFLMETTVLSTSGGILGVVVGVLIPIVVSWVVGIQTSTSLLSIVVAFGISVGIGIVFGVYPAYKAASMSPIEALRHQ
- a CDS encoding efflux RND transporter periplasmic adaptor subunit; the protein is MSLEESSARDASHRVWKTRQLVSRARIWIALLVILAGGAYGWSSYRRGNNFSHLASQAVWQSVERSNLEIVVLERGSLESQSNIDLVCEVEDVRKDNINGTTVLWMIPNGASVQKDDLVLELDSNPMQEALDEQTLYTENALAEKIQADANLKNQITMNTTAKAEAELLVKLAELELEMYIDKENGTQKLAVDANKRRIDDVNNEILSAQATMELRREEHRGIQSLFKLGYANRNEVRRIELTYLQAEGTFAAKLNQLQTELSTLKKMQVYEQRKELLGLEGKVATAKRSLEQVLRNNEARLAQVQALMRAKDESLKKEEERLARYRAQLEKCKVYAPQSGMVAYPNNRSMEVREGIPVIFRQKLLSIPNLDAMQVETRIHESALDQVRPGLQVRVTVDAFPQKSYRGTVKSVAVLPEQNSWSGNDTKVYQTIINIDESVAGLKPGMTAVSEIMVQNIPDVLTIPLHAILEKDSKTYVLVRDASNRLQPKPVELGESSDTRVHVLSGLEEGESIAINAQDLATAVFDEKPASDTST
- the ltrA gene encoding group II intron reverse transcriptase/maturase, which codes for MEEVLSRSNMLQALSRVVGNKGAAGVDGVTVDELPGYCREHWERHREELFSGTYRPSPVRKVEIPKPGGKGMRMLGIPTVLDRLIQQALLQVLTRLYDPMFSDSSFGFRPGRSTHQALDRAKEHIASGHRWVVDMDLEKFFDRVNHDILMSRLARQIQDKRILKLIRLYLQAGIMEGGIVSPRSEGTPQGGPLSPLLSNVLLDELDKELERRGHKFVRYADDCNIYVRSHRAGERVLNGVERFLSEKLRLTVNRAKSAVDRPWNRKFLGYTFTHHHQPKFKVSPESVKRFKGRLREELRKARGRNVRTVLAQLQPVLIGWVSYYRKSEVKKTFEELDSWLRRKLRAIYWRQWKRPPKRARELTRLGIDRVRAWVCAGNGHGPWWNAGASHMNQALPTRHLTQLGLISLVQKGTELNRR
- a CDS encoding HD domain-containing protein encodes the protein MEFPELSSRCPSIRISPEVDVPVTPRVKRLIDTAAFRRLSRVSQLGLVSIVYPGATHTRFEHSLGVYRNAVHFVQHLRSDPVFQQVIAPRDAETFIVAALFHDLGHWPFCHAIEDLQIPGIPHHENIALPLLSEPPMAELLEQDWNLTPVAIAKLLFLGNEHDSSQPAETILRSLLSGPIDIDKLDYLERDSTHAGVPYGRNFDRNRLIRALCIHPETLKLSIGDKGKTAAEMLVFARYIMFSEVYWHHAVRSATAMLQRTVYELFQHQRCDVSDVLRWAHATDHQVIEELLSRSRDAIWESCAAGIFGPIRNLYKRIAQFDFLDEPLLHRSLSRRPYAEITSLSRRLSQRFASLLPIPVSEVDVLIDAPSQKLDVQFQMEVRLPHGAYRQLGDVSPMVQALATKQFDDIVKRVRIFANPTVAGAVRESGLDVRELVADIL